Proteins from a single region of Salinigranum halophilum:
- a CDS encoding dihydrofolate reductase, producing the protein MSESDVEYVLVAAVAANGVIGREGEMPWHLPADLRHFKETTTGHPVVMGRRTYESIAAQLGGPLPDRHSVVLSSHDLDLPAGATVVGSVEAARRAATDAAARMGVETVYVVGGATVYEQFLPDADRLVLTELREAYEGDTTFPAYDEDGWAEVERESHDGFDFVTYERA; encoded by the coding sequence ATGAGCGAGAGCGACGTCGAGTACGTCCTCGTCGCGGCCGTCGCGGCGAACGGCGTCATCGGTCGGGAAGGCGAGATGCCGTGGCACCTCCCCGCGGACCTCCGACATTTCAAGGAGACGACGACGGGTCACCCGGTCGTGATGGGACGGCGCACCTACGAGTCCATCGCGGCGCAGCTCGGCGGGCCACTCCCCGACCGCCACAGCGTCGTCCTCTCCTCGCATGACCTCGACCTGCCCGCGGGGGCTACAGTCGTCGGCTCCGTCGAGGCGGCACGCCGCGCGGCCACGGACGCCGCAGCGCGGATGGGCGTCGAGACGGTGTACGTCGTCGGCGGTGCCACCGTCTACGAGCAGTTCCTCCCGGACGCGGACCGACTCGTCCTCACCGAACTCCGCGAGGCGTACGAGGGCGACACCACCTTTCCGGCGTACGACGAGGACGGGTGGGCCGAGGTCGAACGCGAGTCGCACGACGGCTTCGACTTCGTGACGTACGAGCGCGCCTGA
- a CDS encoding bacterio-opsin activator domain-containing protein, with translation MATSPGPGSGSFPEARFYRLAMQSLPDTVFVASSDGRISWVCDNVSAVFGPEPATIVESETVASLLSPAFVDPLAPDTRRLENQPVTVTDSDGVAHHFLVTVTRMVDDEADEVDAVGADEVDAVDGPLVYACRDVTDTERLRGELAELFDRITDGFVALDTEFVITDVNDHAVELFGRPRTDLVGTHLWSFSPDPESTRAFELFPLALETGEPLSYETYFEPQDRWYEARVFPSDTGLSVYFRDISERVEDQQALEASEARFRALFEGTLDALVLADDSGEYLDANPAACDLFGLPRAELVGRSVADFASQEFDFESAWSAFLDAGSMRGEFELVRPDGDTRVADFAARADIRPGEHLSVLRDITERVERERQLEVQRDELAHLNHINRLVREVNLAIVGADTPNEVLSGVCRRLVAADVYQHALVATETAGGRFEVAAASGLTAGAAEAVVAAFERELTAAGRRATSVIAPTPAVVRSTVDADVFGCFPLAYGETVHGVLVIGADRSGETPVLVGEEQHLLDDLGTTVGKAITAVTARRLLHADEVVTLEFTVDDADDVFNELSRRVDARVTVTALVPIADGRHACYLTMDGSDVTDEWDAETLCEAVESLDGVGACRIISADDDIQLEVHADSSPALALEAQGTHVRTVTSTNGQGTLVVEVPAESNVRNLVSGLVADYPQTRLVRKLTERRSTTRAGYVGGGLSTTDDATRSLTEKQLAALRAAYAGGYYDWPRRGSSAQELAEALGVAPATYHQHLRAAEGKLVGAFFR, from the coding sequence ATGGCGACTTCACCCGGTCCTGGTTCGGGGTCGTTCCCCGAAGCCCGCTTCTATCGCCTCGCGATGCAGTCCCTCCCCGACACGGTGTTCGTCGCGTCCAGCGACGGACGCATCAGCTGGGTCTGTGACAACGTGTCCGCGGTCTTCGGGCCGGAACCGGCGACCATCGTCGAGTCGGAGACGGTCGCCTCGCTGCTGTCTCCGGCGTTCGTCGACCCACTCGCCCCCGATACGCGACGGCTCGAGAACCAGCCGGTCACCGTCACCGACAGCGACGGCGTCGCCCACCACTTCCTCGTGACCGTCACGCGCATGGTCGACGACGAGGCGGACGAAGTCGACGCTGTAGGAGCGGACGAGGTCGATGCTGTGGACGGCCCGCTCGTGTACGCCTGCCGCGACGTGACCGACACCGAGCGGTTGAGGGGGGAACTCGCCGAGCTGTTCGACAGAATCACCGACGGGTTCGTCGCGCTCGATACGGAGTTCGTCATCACCGACGTTAACGACCACGCCGTGGAGCTGTTCGGGCGGCCCCGGACGGACCTCGTCGGCACACACCTCTGGTCGTTCTCGCCCGACCCCGAGTCGACCCGGGCGTTCGAACTCTTCCCGCTGGCGCTGGAGACTGGCGAGCCGCTGTCGTACGAGACCTACTTCGAGCCGCAAGACCGCTGGTACGAGGCGCGGGTCTTCCCCTCCGACACCGGGTTGTCGGTGTACTTCCGGGACATCTCCGAACGCGTCGAAGACCAGCAAGCGCTCGAAGCGAGCGAAGCACGGTTTCGCGCCCTGTTCGAGGGAACGCTCGACGCGCTCGTCCTCGCGGACGACAGCGGCGAGTACCTCGACGCGAACCCGGCCGCGTGCGACCTGTTCGGCCTGCCGCGAGCCGAACTGGTCGGCCGGTCGGTGGCGGACTTCGCGTCCCAGGAGTTCGACTTCGAGAGCGCGTGGAGCGCGTTCCTCGACGCCGGGTCGATGCGCGGCGAGTTCGAACTCGTGCGTCCGGACGGCGACACGCGAGTCGCCGACTTCGCCGCCCGCGCCGATATCCGCCCGGGCGAACACCTCTCGGTCCTCCGCGACATCACCGAACGCGTCGAACGGGAGCGCCAACTGGAGGTCCAGCGCGACGAACTCGCGCATCTGAACCACATCAACCGGCTGGTCCGGGAGGTGAATCTGGCCATCGTCGGGGCCGACACGCCGAACGAGGTCCTGTCGGGGGTCTGTCGACGGCTGGTCGCCGCCGACGTCTACCAGCACGCGCTCGTCGCCACCGAGACGGCCGGGGGTCGATTCGAGGTCGCGGCCGCGTCGGGGCTCACGGCCGGGGCCGCCGAGGCCGTCGTCGCCGCGTTCGAGCGCGAACTGACGGCGGCCGGCCGGCGCGCGACGTCGGTCATCGCGCCGACGCCGGCGGTGGTCCGCTCGACGGTCGACGCCGACGTGTTCGGCTGTTTCCCGCTCGCGTACGGGGAGACGGTCCACGGGGTGTTGGTGATCGGGGCGGACCGGAGCGGCGAGACACCCGTCCTCGTCGGGGAGGAACAGCATCTCCTCGACGACCTCGGCACGACCGTCGGGAAGGCCATCACGGCCGTGACTGCCCGCCGCCTCCTCCACGCGGACGAGGTGGTGACCCTGGAGTTCACCGTCGACGACGCCGACGACGTCTTCAACGAACTGAGTCGACGAGTGGATGCGAGGGTGACGGTGACCGCGCTCGTCCCGATCGCCGACGGTCGACACGCGTGTTATCTCACGATGGACGGCTCGGACGTCACGGACGAGTGGGACGCCGAGACGCTCTGTGAGGCGGTCGAATCGCTGGACGGGGTCGGGGCCTGCCGCATCATCTCGGCCGACGACGACATCCAACTCGAAGTACACGCCGACAGTTCGCCCGCGCTGGCGCTCGAGGCGCAGGGGACGCACGTCCGGACAGTGACCTCGACGAATGGCCAGGGGACACTCGTCGTCGAGGTGCCGGCGGAGTCGAACGTCAGGAACCTCGTCTCGGGCCTGGTCGCGGACTACCCACAGACGCGGCTCGTGCGTAAACTCACAGAGCGCCGCTCGACGACGCGTGCGGGCTACGTCGGCGGGGGACTCTCGACGACCGACGACGCGACACGGTCGCTCACCGAGAAGCAACTCGCCGCGCTCCGGGCGGCGTACGCCGGCGGGTACTACGACTGGCCCCGGCGCGGAAGCAGCGCACAGGAACTCGCCGAAGCGCTCGGGGTGGCTCCCGCGACCTACCACCAGCACCTCCGCGCCGCCGAGGGGAAACTCGTCGGGGCGTTCTTCCGGTAG